From Candidatus Pedobacter colombiensis, one genomic window encodes:
- a CDS encoding response regulator transcription factor, whose amino-acid sequence MFKIGLAEDDLKIAELIKTGLQEYGYEITSISNGLQALESFQTTYFDLVIIDLMMPGLNGIELCRQLRKANKALPILMLTALGSIDDKVTGLKSGADDYLVKPFHFKELLARIEALLRRHRYQSEKDDDQTLSFDDITLNTYSKEVQRAGIPIELTAKEFTLLELFLRNPNRLLSRQYIAENAWDINFDTGTNVIDVYVNFLRNKIEKGFERKLIHTKINMGYILK is encoded by the coding sequence ATGTTTAAAATTGGATTAGCTGAAGATGACCTGAAAATAGCCGAATTAATTAAAACCGGGCTGCAAGAATATGGTTATGAAATAACCAGTATTAGCAATGGTCTTCAAGCGCTCGAAAGTTTTCAGACTACCTATTTCGATTTGGTAATTATTGACCTTATGATGCCTGGTCTTAATGGCATAGAACTTTGTCGACAACTGAGAAAAGCCAATAAAGCACTGCCCATACTCATGCTTACCGCACTGGGATCTATTGACGATAAAGTAACTGGCCTAAAGTCGGGCGCCGATGACTACCTAGTGAAGCCTTTTCATTTTAAGGAACTCCTGGCACGAATTGAAGCCTTATTAAGGAGGCATCGCTACCAATCAGAGAAAGACGACGATCAAACACTCAGCTTTGACGACATTACCTTAAATACATACAGCAAAGAGGTACAACGGGCCGGTATTCCAATAGAACTTACCGCCAAAGAGTTCACTTTACTCGAACTATTCTTGCGCAATCCAAACCGCCTGCTTTCCAGACAATACATTGCCGAAAATGCGTGGGACATTAACTTTGATACCGGCACTAATGTAATAGATGTGTATGTGAATTTTTTGCGCAATAAAATAGAAAAAGGCTTTGAGAGGAAGCTCATCCATACTAAAATAAACATGGGCTACATCCTTAAGTAA
- a CDS encoding HigA family addiction module antitoxin, giving the protein MGQGKILDKNGNQINVNIELHPGEVLANELETRKLTKGGFAIKAGMYPSQLSDILKGKRNITAYIALKLEAELEIPAEFWLGLQMDYDLQIERNKLKQTA; this is encoded by the coding sequence ATGGGACAAGGTAAAATTTTAGACAAAAACGGGAATCAGATCAATGTAAATATTGAACTTCACCCAGGAGAAGTACTCGCCAACGAACTCGAGACCAGAAAACTCACAAAAGGAGGTTTCGCAATAAAAGCGGGAATGTATCCTTCTCAACTGAGTGATATATTAAAAGGTAAACGTAATATCACGGCATATATCGCATTGAAACTAGAGGCAGAACTCGAAATACCTGCTGAATTCTGGCTAGGATTACAAATGGATTATGATCTGCAAATAGAGCGGAATAAACTAAAGCAAACTGCTTAG
- a CDS encoding efflux RND transporter periplasmic adaptor subunit — MQNMLKNIGMLTTLSAALFLSSCGEQAKETPKDEKFELTDSLIKRLQIDTVKDANNQADINFSAKITANEEKMAKIYPMVSGHVKNVTVKLGDRVNKGQVLATMTSAEMAGFDKEAISSSAELRNAKRSVKLAQDLYDSGLASALELEQAKNDLLVKQAEDKRSRSILNLNGGNKNGVYALTSPLSGFVTEKNVTNNMQVRPDNNQNLFTVADLSDVWALINIYESDISKVKEGDEVNISILSYPDKPFKGKISKIYNMLDNDSKVMNARVVINNPGYLLKPGMMATVQIATKNGISLPSVNADCLIFDNNKYYVLVLDPVKKIRIQEIELSRKFEDKAYISKGLNAGDQVVASKQLFLYDSLKP; from the coding sequence ATGCAAAATATGCTAAAAAACATCGGTATGTTAACCACCTTATCTGCCGCCTTATTTTTATCTAGCTGCGGTGAACAAGCTAAAGAAACACCAAAAGATGAAAAGTTTGAACTGACAGATTCTCTGATCAAACGACTACAAATAGACACTGTAAAAGATGCAAACAATCAAGCAGACATCAATTTCTCTGCAAAAATTACCGCAAATGAGGAAAAGATGGCTAAGATTTATCCAATGGTAAGTGGTCATGTAAAAAATGTGACAGTAAAACTGGGCGACCGTGTTAATAAAGGCCAGGTGCTAGCTACCATGACCAGTGCGGAGATGGCAGGTTTTGACAAGGAAGCAATTAGCTCTTCGGCAGAATTAAGAAACGCAAAGCGCAGTGTAAAACTTGCCCAGGATTTATATGACAGCGGACTTGCCTCTGCCCTTGAATTAGAGCAAGCTAAAAACGATCTGTTGGTAAAACAGGCTGAAGATAAAAGAAGCCGTTCAATTTTAAATCTGAATGGAGGTAATAAGAATGGTGTTTACGCTTTAACGTCGCCATTATCCGGTTTTGTAACCGAAAAAAATGTAACCAATAATATGCAGGTAAGACCAGACAATAATCAAAACCTGTTTACTGTAGCCGATCTTTCGGATGTATGGGCGCTCATCAACATTTACGAAAGTGATATTTCGAAAGTAAAGGAAGGTGATGAAGTAAACATTTCTATTCTATCTTATCCTGATAAGCCCTTTAAAGGCAAGATTAGCAAAATCTATAACATGCTGGACAATGACAGCAAGGTAATGAATGCCCGCGTAGTAATTAATAATCCTGGATATTTACTTAAACCGGGAATGATGGCAACTGTACAGATTGCCACAAAAAATGGCATCAGCTTACCTTCGGTAAATGCAGACTGTCTCATTTTCGACAACAATAAATACTATGTATTGGTGCTGGATCCGGTAAAGAAGATCAGAATTCAGGAAATAGAACTCAGCAGAAAATTTGAAGATAAGGCTTATATCAGCAAAGGACTTAATGCCGGCGACCAGGTGGTAGCTTCCAAGCAGCTTTTCCTTTACGACAGCCTGAAACCATAA
- a CDS encoding KTSC domain-containing protein — protein MKKITDYRKLLGVQKDAELKELKSIYRNLMKDWHPDKFQDSEEAKLEAETKSKEIIEAYHFLVSIAPETLALSIDEYTQTTATCGIADYNWAGLVLTVHFLDGSAYEYFGVPKAVYVKLVNADSPGRFARRHIFGSFPYRNIAKLQTA, from the coding sequence ATGAAGAAGATCACTGATTACAGAAAACTATTGGGTGTACAAAAGGATGCCGAATTAAAAGAATTGAAATCCATTTACAGGAATTTAATGAAAGACTGGCACCCTGATAAGTTTCAGGACAGCGAAGAAGCTAAACTGGAAGCCGAAACTAAAAGTAAGGAAATCATTGAAGCTTATCATTTCCTGGTAAGTATAGCACCAGAAACGCTTGCACTTTCTATTGATGAATATACGCAAACTACTGCTACTTGTGGTATTGCCGATTACAATTGGGCAGGTTTAGTACTTACTGTGCACTTTTTGGATGGCAGTGCTTATGAATATTTTGGTGTGCCTAAAGCTGTTTATGTGAAGTTGGTAAATGCTGACTCACCAGGCAGGTTTGCACGTCGTCATATTTTCGGTTCTTTCCCTTACAGAAATATAGCCAAATTACAAACAGCTTAA
- a CDS encoding CusA/CzcA family heavy metal efflux RND transporter — protein sequence MNKFIKSIINFALKNKYFIFFSTFILILAGYLSFKHTTIEAFPDVTNTNITIITQWPGRSAEEVEKFVSRPLEIAMNPTEKRTSIRSSSLFGLSVVKITFEDDVDYQFARVQVNNHLDEADLPAGAKPEVQPPYGPTGEIFRYTLKSDKKSIRELKTLQDWVVQRELLSVPGVADVVSFGGEVKTYQITVDPQKSLQYGVTATELFDAVSKSNINVGGDVIEQSGQAYVVRGIGVLNNIDEIKNVIVDNFKGTPVYVKTIAEVTESALPRLGQVGRDRDPDVVEGIVVMRKGENPSEVISALKEKIKDVNENILPGDVKISPFYDREDLVNFATHTVMHNMLEGIIFVTLIVFLFMADWRTTLIVSVIIPLALLFAFICLKLKGMSANLLSMGAIDFGIIIDGAVVMVEGIFVALDYNSHKVGAEKFNRMTKLGIIKRACLENGKGIFFAKLIIITGLMPIFTFEKVEGKMFSPLAWTLSFALLGALLLTFTLVPAMASVLLKKNVKEKHNIFLEYLTKGVMRTFNGSFKARKAVFTTSLIILALGFFSFKFLGTEFLPTLDEGSIYVRASAPLSVSLNETKKLSNEMRKIFLSFEEVKQVMSQTGRPNDGTDATGFYNMEFLVDIYPKSEWKRKETKEQLVQRMQDKLKGYPGISLNFSQPISDNVEEAVSGVKGSIVVKMFGSDFSFIEAQEEKIEKILKTVPGIEDLGILRNLGQPELQINLDQSKMALYGVTTEDANSIIEMAIGGKAATQIYEGERKFDLRIRYPEDFRNDEASIGALRIPTLSGAKVPLSEISSIRKITGPSIIYRDKHKRYGAIKFSIRGRDMGSTIAEAQKKVSEQIKLPKEYKLEWAGDFENQQRATARLSTAVPISLLLIFFILFVLFGNFKDSLLVLNNVPFAMVGGILALLITKVNFNISAGIGFIALFGICVQNGVILLTRFKSNMVELKHHPTWTFADAIRDGVATRLRPVIMTAMMAAIGLLPAALSTGIGSEASKPLAIVVIGGLITNTIFCLFVYPIVFYWAYQKKAKHLISAINQG from the coding sequence ATGAATAAATTCATTAAGTCTATCATAAATTTTGCCCTGAAGAATAAATATTTCATTTTCTTCAGCACTTTCATTTTAATTCTGGCAGGCTATTTAAGCTTCAAGCATACCACTATTGAAGCTTTTCCGGATGTAACCAATACTAATATTACCATCATTACACAATGGCCAGGCCGCAGCGCAGAGGAAGTAGAAAAGTTCGTCTCTCGTCCGCTGGAAATTGCCATGAACCCAACAGAAAAAAGAACCAGTATTCGTTCTTCTTCACTCTTTGGTTTATCTGTCGTAAAAATCACTTTTGAAGACGATGTTGATTACCAATTTGCACGTGTTCAGGTTAACAATCACCTGGATGAAGCCGACCTACCTGCAGGGGCAAAACCGGAAGTACAACCTCCATACGGTCCTACTGGTGAGATTTTTCGTTATACTTTAAAAAGTGATAAGAAATCTATCAGAGAACTAAAAACCCTGCAAGACTGGGTAGTTCAGCGCGAGCTACTTTCTGTACCTGGAGTTGCTGACGTAGTTAGCTTTGGTGGCGAAGTAAAAACCTATCAGATTACAGTAGACCCTCAAAAATCACTTCAATATGGTGTAACGGCAACGGAACTTTTTGATGCTGTTTCTAAAAGCAATATCAACGTTGGTGGTGATGTAATTGAGCAAAGCGGACAAGCTTATGTGGTTAGAGGAATTGGTGTACTAAACAATATTGATGAGATTAAAAACGTCATTGTAGACAATTTTAAAGGAACACCAGTATATGTAAAAACCATTGCCGAAGTTACAGAATCCGCCCTGCCGAGATTGGGGCAAGTTGGTCGCGACCGTGATCCTGACGTAGTGGAAGGTATCGTGGTGATGCGCAAAGGAGAGAATCCAAGCGAAGTAATCAGCGCGCTGAAAGAAAAAATAAAAGATGTAAATGAGAATATTTTACCAGGCGATGTAAAAATCAGCCCGTTTTATGACCGGGAAGACCTTGTAAATTTCGCAACGCATACCGTAATGCACAATATGCTGGAGGGGATCATTTTTGTAACACTGATTGTGTTCCTCTTTATGGCCGATTGGCGAACCACGCTAATTGTGTCGGTAATTATCCCTCTGGCCTTACTTTTCGCTTTCATCTGTTTAAAACTGAAAGGGATGTCGGCCAACCTCCTATCTATGGGTGCTATCGATTTCGGGATCATCATTGATGGTGCAGTGGTCATGGTTGAAGGAATTTTTGTGGCCCTCGATTACAACTCCCATAAAGTTGGAGCAGAGAAATTCAACAGAATGACCAAGCTTGGCATCATCAAAAGAGCCTGTCTGGAAAATGGCAAGGGTATCTTTTTTGCTAAATTGATCATCATTACCGGTCTCATGCCCATATTTACCTTCGAAAAGGTTGAAGGCAAGATGTTCTCTCCATTGGCATGGACACTTAGTTTCGCCTTACTGGGTGCCCTATTGCTAACCTTCACACTCGTGCCTGCTATGGCTAGCGTCTTATTAAAGAAGAATGTAAAGGAGAAACACAATATCTTTTTAGAGTACCTAACCAAAGGGGTAATGCGTACTTTTAATGGTTCATTTAAAGCCAGAAAAGCAGTATTTACCACTTCACTAATCATTTTGGCGCTTGGCTTTTTCAGCTTCAAATTTTTGGGTACCGAGTTCTTACCTACCCTCGATGAAGGTTCTATTTATGTAAGGGCCAGCGCTCCGCTTAGTGTTTCCTTAAATGAGACCAAGAAACTGAGTAACGAAATGAGAAAAATCTTCTTAAGCTTCGAAGAAGTAAAACAGGTGATGTCTCAAACCGGTAGACCAAATGATGGTACCGATGCTACAGGGTTTTACAACATGGAATTTTTGGTAGATATATACCCAAAATCTGAATGGAAGCGAAAAGAGACCAAAGAACAGCTAGTACAACGTATGCAGGATAAACTAAAAGGTTACCCAGGCATCAGCTTAAACTTTTCACAACCAATTTCCGATAACGTAGAGGAAGCTGTATCTGGTGTAAAAGGGTCTATTGTAGTAAAAATGTTTGGCAGTGATTTCAGTTTTATAGAAGCTCAGGAAGAAAAGATAGAGAAAATCCTAAAAACTGTTCCCGGCATTGAAGATCTTGGTATTTTAAGAAACCTGGGACAGCCAGAACTACAGATCAATCTGGATCAGAGCAAAATGGCATTATATGGCGTAACTACCGAAGATGCCAACTCCATTATTGAAATGGCCATTGGTGGTAAAGCAGCTACCCAGATTTACGAAGGTGAACGGAAATTTGACTTAAGAATCCGTTACCCGGAAGATTTCAGGAATGACGAAGCTTCTATAGGTGCGCTGCGCATCCCTACGCTATCAGGTGCTAAAGTTCCTTTAAGTGAAATCTCCAGCATCCGTAAGATTACAGGTCCCAGCATTATCTATAGAGATAAACACAAAAGATATGGAGCCATAAAGTTCTCCATCCGTGGCCGTGATATGGGTAGCACAATTGCCGAAGCACAGAAAAAAGTAAGTGAACAAATCAAACTCCCAAAAGAATATAAACTGGAATGGGCAGGTGATTTTGAAAACCAGCAAAGAGCTACTGCAAGGTTATCTACCGCAGTACCCATCAGCTTACTGTTAATTTTCTTTATTCTGTTTGTACTTTTTGGCAATTTCAAAGATTCTCTGTTGGTTTTAAATAACGTTCCATTTGCTATGGTTGGGGGCATATTGGCTTTACTCATCACAAAGGTAAACTTCAACATTTCGGCAGGAATAGGGTTTATCGCTTTATTCGGTATTTGCGTGCAAAATGGTGTAATTCTGCTTACGAGGTTCAAAAGCAATATGGTGGAATTAAAGCATCACCCTACCTGGACCTTTGCTGATGCTATACGCGATGGTGTAGCTACCAGACTTAGACCAGTAATCATGACAGCTATGATGGCAGCCATAGGCTTACTACCAGCCGCCTTATCTACAGGAATAGGCTCAGAAGCATCTAAACCTTTGGCTATCGTTGTAATTGGCGGTTTAATCACCAATACCATTTTCTGCTTATTTGTATATCCTATTGTATTTTACTGGGCATATCAAAAAAAAGCAAAACATTTAATATCTGCCATAAATCAAGGTTAA
- a CDS encoding TolC family protein, whose translation MVRLSLKFNSLLSTLALLFITVATSAQTKNVIQLSLPDAEKRFVQNNYQLIAQQYQTDQAKADVITARLFDNPEISYENLLYNPDTKRFLETNRATGQYQAALSQMIKLAGKRNKNIQLATTGVKLAEYQYFDLMRTLRFNLRSAFYKTYYNQQSAKVYEQQINSLKLLLTANEQQLKLGNVAVKDIIRIKSLLYSLQGEYSTLMNDIEDSQTEIKLMTNLQPDADLELVVSPEEEQNYQLDKQVYTKLLDSARNNRADLQLAKTGIVYAERNLKLQKANAIPDVELSLTYDMKGSYPDNYTGLGIKLPLPLFNRNQGEIKKARIALDAGKVQLQQQDAQLENEVYNSYTSAMRTEHLYQGFDKNFNADFDKLIAEVIKNFKNRNIGLIEFLDFYDSYKASTLQMNSLKYERMNAKEEINFVTGSTIFK comes from the coding sequence ATGGTCCGCTTATCACTAAAATTCAATTCGCTTTTGAGCACGTTGGCATTGCTGTTTATAACAGTGGCAACATCCGCTCAAACTAAAAATGTCATTCAGCTCAGTTTACCAGATGCAGAGAAACGTTTTGTACAAAACAATTACCAGCTAATTGCCCAACAATACCAAACCGATCAGGCAAAGGCTGATGTAATCACTGCCCGCTTGTTCGACAATCCTGAAATCAGCTACGAAAACTTGCTTTACAATCCTGACACTAAAAGGTTCCTTGAAACCAATAGAGCCACAGGGCAATATCAGGCTGCCCTTTCTCAAATGATCAAGCTAGCCGGAAAGCGTAATAAAAACATTCAACTAGCCACCACAGGTGTTAAATTAGCAGAATACCAGTACTTTGACCTGATGCGCACCCTGCGTTTTAACCTCAGATCTGCTTTTTACAAAACCTATTACAATCAGCAATCTGCCAAAGTTTACGAGCAGCAAATCAATTCCTTGAAATTGCTATTAACCGCCAACGAGCAACAGTTAAAACTAGGTAATGTGGCTGTTAAAGATATCATCAGAATCAAATCTTTATTATACTCTTTACAGGGCGAATACAGTACATTGATGAACGATATTGAAGACTCACAAACAGAGATTAAACTGATGACCAATCTGCAACCGGATGCTGATCTTGAATTGGTTGTATCTCCGGAAGAAGAACAGAACTATCAATTGGACAAACAGGTATATACCAAACTGCTAGATTCGGCACGTAACAATCGCGCAGACCTGCAACTGGCAAAAACGGGAATTGTATATGCAGAACGTAACCTCAAATTACAAAAAGCTAATGCCATACCTGATGTAGAGCTATCTCTCACCTATGACATGAAAGGAAGTTATCCCGATAACTATACGGGCCTCGGAATAAAACTGCCTTTACCATTGTTTAATCGGAACCAGGGGGAAATTAAAAAAGCCAGAATCGCATTAGATGCAGGAAAAGTACAACTGCAACAGCAGGATGCACAATTGGAAAACGAGGTATATAACAGCTATACTTCTGCCATGCGAACGGAGCATTTATACCAGGGCTTCGATAAAAACTTCAATGCCGATTTTGATAAGCTGATTGCTGAAGTTATCAAAAACTTCAAAAACAGAAACATTGGACTTATTGAGTTTCTGGATTTTTATGACTCCTATAAAGCGAGTACCCTCCAGATGAACAGCTTAAAATATGAGCGTATGAACGCGAAAGAAGAAATCAATTTTGTAACAGGATCCACCATTTTTAAATAA
- a CDS encoding family 10 glycosylhydrolase, protein MKVSFKNLEKGLLALSCCSLFLFYSCGTSKRTTAPVSEIKTVAADRPQVAKEFRAAWVASVANINWPSKPGLSTAEQQKEAIFLLDFLKKNNFNAVIFQVRPQADALYKSDLEPWSVFLSGKQGQAPGPYYDPLQFWIEAAHDRGLELHVWLNPYRAHHTSGKMIGDQSIVKKKPDLVVKLKDGQYWMDPSNKGTQDHVSAVVKDIVKRYDIDGVHFDDYFYPYDSYNGGADFPDEVSWAAYLKGGGKLSRGDWRRQGVNQFIERVYKEIKAEKKYVKFGLSPFGIWRPGYPASIEGLDQYNKLYADAKLWLNKGWIDYFMPQLYWPINNAPQSFPVLLSWWSSENTMNRHLWPGMNVGLGGDDKNVDEIVNQIMITRGMLPNSPGAAHWSIAGLTKHEKLIKGIVEGPYKKQALVPSSPWLDDKAPVSPDVRTELKQDQWKLSWNHIEIKDVFRWVVYTQYGNNWSYVILNRNDRYLIKPALEGSARLNKVAVTAVDRTGNESLFREIVLAK, encoded by the coding sequence TTGAAAGTATCATTTAAAAATCTTGAAAAAGGGCTGTTGGCATTATCTTGCTGCAGCCTGTTTTTGTTTTATTCTTGCGGTACAAGCAAGAGAACTACAGCTCCGGTTTCCGAAATTAAGACCGTTGCTGCTGATAGGCCACAGGTTGCAAAGGAATTCAGGGCGGCATGGGTAGCCTCTGTAGCTAATATCAATTGGCCCTCTAAACCTGGTTTGAGTACTGCTGAGCAGCAAAAAGAGGCTATCTTTCTGCTTGATTTTTTAAAAAAGAACAATTTTAATGCGGTGATATTTCAGGTTAGGCCACAAGCCGATGCCTTATATAAAAGTGATCTGGAGCCTTGGTCTGTTTTTCTAAGCGGAAAACAGGGACAGGCACCTGGTCCTTATTATGACCCCTTACAGTTTTGGATTGAGGCGGCACATGATCGTGGATTGGAACTCCATGTATGGCTTAATCCTTATCGTGCGCATCATACTTCTGGTAAAATGATTGGAGATCAATCGATCGTTAAGAAAAAACCTGATTTGGTAGTGAAGCTGAAGGATGGACAGTATTGGATGGATCCATCAAATAAGGGTACTCAGGACCATGTATCGGCAGTAGTAAAGGATATTGTAAAACGATATGATATTGATGGGGTTCATTTTGATGATTATTTCTACCCTTATGACTCTTATAATGGAGGTGCTGATTTTCCGGATGAGGTAAGTTGGGCTGCTTATTTGAAAGGTGGTGGTAAGCTGAGCAGGGGCGACTGGCGCAGACAAGGTGTGAATCAGTTTATAGAAAGGGTTTATAAAGAAATTAAAGCTGAAAAGAAATATGTGAAGTTTGGCCTGAGTCCGTTTGGTATTTGGAGACCAGGTTACCCAGCTTCAATTGAAGGTTTAGATCAATACAATAAATTATATGCTGATGCGAAACTTTGGCTGAACAAGGGCTGGATAGATTATTTTATGCCACAGTTGTACTGGCCTATTAATAATGCGCCGCAAAGTTTTCCTGTATTGCTGAGCTGGTGGTCATCTGAGAATACTATGAACAGGCACCTGTGGCCTGGAATGAATGTAGGATTAGGTGGTGATGATAAGAATGTAGATGAGATTGTGAATCAGATTATGATAACGCGTGGTATGCTTCCCAATAGTCCAGGTGCTGCGCACTGGAGCATTGCGGGGTTAACCAAACACGAGAAATTGATTAAAGGCATTGTTGAAGGTCCTTATAAAAAACAGGCGCTTGTTCCGTCGAGTCCCTGGTTGGATGATAAGGCACCGGTATCACCTGATGTTAGAACTGAATTAAAGCAGGATCAGTGGAAGCTTAGCTGGAATCATATTGAGATTAAAGATGTATTTAGGTGGGTTGTGTATACTCAGTATGGCAATAACTGGAGTTATGTGATTCTGAACCGTAATGACCGCTATTTGATTAAACCGGCTTTAGAAGGTAGCGCCAGGTTAAATAAGGTTGCAGTCACTGCGGTTGATCGTACGGGGAATGAAAGCTTGTTTAGAGAAATTGTGCTGGCAAAATAG
- a CDS encoding sugar phosphate isomerase/epimerase: MKQSRRSFLTQIGLLSATPLLASSNLFAKTLSPFAIQYGYAAITWGNNIKQSIQDISSLGFKGIQLRANAFTEFGQKPDELIRLLKDAKLKLAMYSSGNANINTGNDEAEIAKHIESARFVKILGGDCIQVTNSSRPKSGEVTNEDLIKYANLLNEIGKQTAAIGIKTTYHNHMGQLGQTPEEVAIILQHSDPKYVKLLLDVAHYQQGGGDPAAAILKYKDRLDCLHIKDVKNTTDAKGYVFVELGQGRVDLPAVFTALKAINYNGYAIVELDAVPVKDRTPLQSGQITRDYLRNTLKVNI; encoded by the coding sequence ATGAAACAATCACGTCGTAGTTTCCTAACTCAAATCGGACTGCTATCTGCTACCCCTTTATTGGCATCATCCAACCTGTTTGCAAAAACACTCTCCCCTTTTGCAATTCAATATGGCTACGCTGCAATCACCTGGGGCAATAATATTAAACAATCCATCCAGGACATATCTTCACTTGGCTTTAAAGGAATCCAGCTAAGGGCTAATGCCTTTACTGAATTTGGACAGAAACCCGACGAATTGATCAGGTTATTGAAAGATGCAAAATTAAAATTAGCCATGTATTCGAGTGGTAATGCAAACATAAACACCGGTAATGATGAAGCCGAAATTGCCAAACATATAGAAAGTGCGCGTTTTGTTAAGATTCTGGGAGGTGACTGTATACAGGTTACCAATTCATCACGCCCTAAATCAGGCGAAGTAACCAATGAAGATCTGATAAAATATGCAAATCTGTTAAATGAGATTGGAAAACAAACTGCCGCTATTGGAATAAAAACAACTTACCACAACCACATGGGACAGCTTGGACAAACACCGGAAGAAGTAGCTATAATTCTTCAGCATTCGGATCCAAAATATGTTAAACTTTTACTAGATGTAGCCCATTATCAACAAGGAGGTGGAGACCCTGCAGCAGCCATCCTGAAATACAAAGATCGACTGGATTGTCTGCATATTAAGGATGTAAAGAATACCACAGATGCTAAAGGCTATGTTTTTGTAGAACTTGGTCAGGGCCGTGTCGACCTACCTGCTGTATTCACTGCATTAAAAGCAATCAACTACAATGGATATGCAATTGTTGAGTTAGATGCCGTTCCTGTAAAAGACCGTACACCTCTGCAAAGCGGTCAGATTACCCGTGATTATTTAAGAAACACACTAAAAGTCAATATTTAA
- a CDS encoding ATP-binding protein yields the protein MKIRDRLALYFTLSSTLIMLILLSAIYFTFRKFLEADFFARLTDRTMVTAKLYLEADEISTDSLNKVRGQYLQKLNGEVIRIYNSKNSAAFIGDDQQYWSNSTINKVRNAGKLKFKEGERQVVGIYYKDNQGDFVIIASAVDQSTDYRLDKLRKIMLVIFVIIFIGLLLSGRWIAKKILKPLNHFIQEVKQIKSSNLHFRVEEGKNKDEINLLAQNFNNLMEHLEQAFVLQRTFVANASHELRTPITRMTIAAELALSQEREKQDYQKALNSVLEDAEKMESIITGLVNLAQTDLDFASSKLSPVRIDEILWILQKEWKDRSALNLHIEMKNLPENETELLVEANPILLHIALNNIVSNAFKFSDNQPVQCLLDIQSTEISVSFTDQGIGIAESELKEIFKPFYSSAVESGHTGNGMGLYMAHKIITLYKGSITATSQKGHGTTIKVIFPKF from the coding sequence ATGAAGATCAGAGACAGGCTTGCTTTATATTTTACCTTGAGCAGTACATTAATCATGCTGATATTATTGTCTGCCATTTATTTTACCTTCCGTAAATTTCTGGAGGCCGACTTCTTTGCGCGACTTACTGATCGAACAATGGTAACAGCCAAATTGTATCTCGAAGCCGATGAAATCTCTACGGACTCGCTGAATAAGGTGAGAGGTCAATACCTGCAAAAGCTAAATGGAGAAGTGATCAGAATCTATAACTCCAAAAACAGTGCAGCATTTATTGGGGACGATCAGCAATACTGGAGTAATAGTACCATTAACAAGGTAAGAAATGCAGGCAAGCTCAAGTTTAAAGAGGGAGAAAGACAAGTAGTTGGTATCTATTACAAAGACAATCAGGGCGATTTTGTGATCATTGCTTCAGCTGTTGATCAAAGTACCGATTACCGACTTGATAAATTACGAAAAATCATGCTGGTCATTTTTGTGATCATCTTTATCGGACTGCTCCTTTCAGGCAGGTGGATAGCCAAGAAAATTCTAAAACCTTTAAATCATTTCATTCAGGAAGTCAAGCAAATTAAGTCCAGCAACCTCCACTTCAGGGTAGAAGAAGGTAAAAATAAAGATGAGATTAACCTGCTGGCCCAAAACTTCAACAATCTGATGGAACACCTGGAACAAGCTTTTGTACTCCAAAGAACTTTTGTAGCCAACGCCTCTCACGAACTGAGAACACCCATCACCCGGATGACCATTGCTGCAGAACTGGCACTCTCTCAGGAACGGGAAAAGCAAGATTACCAAAAAGCATTAAATTCGGTACTGGAAGATGCAGAAAAAATGGAAAGCATCATTACCGGATTGGTAAATCTGGCTCAAACTGATCTTGACTTTGCATCATCAAAACTTAGTCCAGTCCGCATTGACGAAATCCTATGGATACTGCAAAAAGAATGGAAAGACCGTTCAGCACTTAACCTTCATATTGAAATGAAGAACCTACCTGAAAATGAAACGGAGTTGTTGGTTGAAGCCAACCCCATTCTATTGCATATTGCACTAAACAACATTGTGTCTAATGCTTTTAAATTTTCTGATAACCAGCCTGTTCAATGCCTGCTTGACATACAATCCACTGAGATTTCTGTATCCTTTACAGATCAGGGAATAGGAATAGCTGAATCAGAACTTAAGGAAATTTTTAAACCCTTCTACAGTTCGGCTGTTGAAAGTGGGCATACCGGTAATGGTATGGGATTGTATATGGCTCATAAGATTATCACCCTTTACAAAGGCAGCATCACAGCCACGTCACAAAAGGGACATGGCACTACTATTAAGGTTATATTCCCTAAGTTTTAA